Proteins from one Belonocnema kinseyi isolate 2016_QV_RU_SX_M_011 chromosome 8, B_treatae_v1, whole genome shotgun sequence genomic window:
- the LOC117178929 gene encoding FGGY carbohydrate kinase domain-containing protein isoform X1 encodes MTEEYFVGVDVGTGSVRAALISKDGKTISLANNPIQTYKPRDQFYEQSSNNIWMALCYAVKKVVASVPKESIKGIGFAATCSLVVIDKDESPVTVSPSGNDEQNIILWMDHRAELEAELINSTNHKVLKYVGGKISLEMQAPKMIWLKNHMPGSWARAKLLFDLPDFLTWKATGSESRSLCSLVCKWNYVASPKENGWNSDFFDTIGLSDLKENNWKRIGSVIKAPGEPVGSGLSKQAAAELNLLQGTPVGTSVIDAHAGGLGMLGCDSPDLSTELTSRLGLICGTSTCHMAVSQKEIFIDGVWGPYYSAMFPGLWLSEGGQSATGKLIDHIIDTHPATFEIYGKLEEKWHIQQYLHNLLKTMARKENLLNESYLTKDLHVWPDFHGNRSPLADPTLRGMISGLSLSSDEESLAKLYLATLQAITYGTKHIIEALTLAGHKIEVVLICGGLSRSELFVQTQADVLGLPVLIPAEKEPVMLGAAILGASAGKYSSIQSAIKAMKSLSNIVKPKAESYPFHSQKYRVFKKMVEDQKSYKRLMDQDL; translated from the exons atgacTGAGGAATATTTTGTCGGTGTAGATGTTGGAACAGGTAGCGTTCGGGCAGCCCTTATTTCTAAGGACGGAAAAACAATCTCCTTGGCTAACAATCCTATTCAAACTTATAAACCACGGGATCAATTCTATGAACAATCGTCTAACAATATCTGGATGGCTTTGTGTTACGCCGTTAAA AAAGTCGTCGCTAGTGTTCCAAAGGAAAGTATTAAGGGAATTGGATTTGCTGCTACGTGTTCTTTGGTAGTTATAGATAAAGATGAATCGCCAGTTACAGTCAGTCCAtctg GTAATGATGAACAGAATATTATACTCTGGATGGACCACAGAGCAGAGTTGGAGGCAGAATTAATCAACTCAACAAATCACAAAGTACTCAAATATGTAGGAGGTAAAATATCCTTAGAAATGCAAGCACCGAAAAtgatttggctgaaaaatcacaTGCCTGGTTCCTGGGCCCGCGCTAAACTTCTTTTCGATCTTCCCGATTTTCTCACATGGAAGGCAACTGGTTCAGAATCTCG ATCTTTATGCTCTTTAGTCTGTAAGTGGAATTATGTCGCCAGTCCTAAAGAGAATGGTTGGAATTCCGATTTCTTCGACACGATTGGTTTATctgatttgaaagaaaataactGGAAACGAATAG GTTCAGTCATCAAAGCTCCCGGAGAACCTGTCGGTTCCGGCTTATCAAAACAAGCAGCAGCAGAATTAAATTTACTCCAAGGAACACCAGTTGGAACTTCAGTTATCGATGCTCATGCTGGTGGATTAGGAATGCTGGGTTGTGATTCTCCAGATCTGTCCACTGAATTGACAAGCAGACTAG GATTAATCTGCGGCACCTCAACATGTCACATGGCTGTTAGTCAAAAAGAGATTTTCATTGATGGTGTATGGGGTCCTTACTACAGTGCTATGTTTCCTGGATTGTGGCTTAGTGAAGGTGGTCAGAGTGCAACTGGAAAATTGATAGATCATATCATCGATACTCATCCTGCGACTTTTGAAATTTACGGGAAACTAGAAGAAAAATG gcACATCCAACAATATTTACATAATCTCTTAAAAACAATGGCCAGGAAGGAAAATCTCTTGAATGAATCCTACTTGACAAAGGATCTCCATGTGTGGCCAGATTTCCATGGAAATCGATCTCCTCTTGCAGATCCGACTTTACGCGGAATg ATATCGGGACTTTCTCTATCCTCTGATGAGGAAAGTTTAGCAAAACTGTATTTAGCGACTCTGCAGGCCATAACT TATGGAACAAAACATATCATTGAGGCCTTGACTTTAGCAGGACACAAGATAGAAGTAGTTTTAATCTGTGGTGGTTTAAGTCGCAGTGAATTATTTGTACAGACTCAGGCTGACGTTTTAGGATTGCCTGTTTTGATTCCGGCCGAAAAGGAACCAGTTATGCTCGGTGCTGCAATTTTGGGTGCTTCCGCTGGGAAATATTCCTCTATTCAAAGCGCTATTAAAGCTATGAAAAGTTTGTCCAATATTGTAAAACCTAAAGCTGAATCTTACCC ATTCCACTCTCAAAAgtatagagtttttaaaaaaatggttgaagatCAGAAAAGTTATAAAAGACTAATGGACCAAGATCTTTAA
- the LOC117178929 gene encoding FGGY carbohydrate kinase domain-containing protein isoform X2 — protein MALCYAVKKVVASVPKESIKGIGFAATCSLVVIDKDESPVTVSPSGNDEQNIILWMDHRAELEAELINSTNHKVLKYVGGKISLEMQAPKMIWLKNHMPGSWARAKLLFDLPDFLTWKATGSESRSLCSLVCKWNYVASPKENGWNSDFFDTIGLSDLKENNWKRIGSVIKAPGEPVGSGLSKQAAAELNLLQGTPVGTSVIDAHAGGLGMLGCDSPDLSTELTSRLGLICGTSTCHMAVSQKEIFIDGVWGPYYSAMFPGLWLSEGGQSATGKLIDHIIDTHPATFEIYGKLEEKWHIQQYLHNLLKTMARKENLLNESYLTKDLHVWPDFHGNRSPLADPTLRGMISGLSLSSDEESLAKLYLATLQAITYGTKHIIEALTLAGHKIEVVLICGGLSRSELFVQTQADVLGLPVLIPAEKEPVMLGAAILGASAGKYSSIQSAIKAMKSLSNIVKPKAESYPFHSQKYRVFKKMVEDQKSYKRLMDQDL, from the exons ATGGCTTTGTGTTACGCCGTTAAA AAAGTCGTCGCTAGTGTTCCAAAGGAAAGTATTAAGGGAATTGGATTTGCTGCTACGTGTTCTTTGGTAGTTATAGATAAAGATGAATCGCCAGTTACAGTCAGTCCAtctg GTAATGATGAACAGAATATTATACTCTGGATGGACCACAGAGCAGAGTTGGAGGCAGAATTAATCAACTCAACAAATCACAAAGTACTCAAATATGTAGGAGGTAAAATATCCTTAGAAATGCAAGCACCGAAAAtgatttggctgaaaaatcacaTGCCTGGTTCCTGGGCCCGCGCTAAACTTCTTTTCGATCTTCCCGATTTTCTCACATGGAAGGCAACTGGTTCAGAATCTCG ATCTTTATGCTCTTTAGTCTGTAAGTGGAATTATGTCGCCAGTCCTAAAGAGAATGGTTGGAATTCCGATTTCTTCGACACGATTGGTTTATctgatttgaaagaaaataactGGAAACGAATAG GTTCAGTCATCAAAGCTCCCGGAGAACCTGTCGGTTCCGGCTTATCAAAACAAGCAGCAGCAGAATTAAATTTACTCCAAGGAACACCAGTTGGAACTTCAGTTATCGATGCTCATGCTGGTGGATTAGGAATGCTGGGTTGTGATTCTCCAGATCTGTCCACTGAATTGACAAGCAGACTAG GATTAATCTGCGGCACCTCAACATGTCACATGGCTGTTAGTCAAAAAGAGATTTTCATTGATGGTGTATGGGGTCCTTACTACAGTGCTATGTTTCCTGGATTGTGGCTTAGTGAAGGTGGTCAGAGTGCAACTGGAAAATTGATAGATCATATCATCGATACTCATCCTGCGACTTTTGAAATTTACGGGAAACTAGAAGAAAAATG gcACATCCAACAATATTTACATAATCTCTTAAAAACAATGGCCAGGAAGGAAAATCTCTTGAATGAATCCTACTTGACAAAGGATCTCCATGTGTGGCCAGATTTCCATGGAAATCGATCTCCTCTTGCAGATCCGACTTTACGCGGAATg ATATCGGGACTTTCTCTATCCTCTGATGAGGAAAGTTTAGCAAAACTGTATTTAGCGACTCTGCAGGCCATAACT TATGGAACAAAACATATCATTGAGGCCTTGACTTTAGCAGGACACAAGATAGAAGTAGTTTTAATCTGTGGTGGTTTAAGTCGCAGTGAATTATTTGTACAGACTCAGGCTGACGTTTTAGGATTGCCTGTTTTGATTCCGGCCGAAAAGGAACCAGTTATGCTCGGTGCTGCAATTTTGGGTGCTTCCGCTGGGAAATATTCCTCTATTCAAAGCGCTATTAAAGCTATGAAAAGTTTGTCCAATATTGTAAAACCTAAAGCTGAATCTTACCC ATTCCACTCTCAAAAgtatagagtttttaaaaaaatggttgaagatCAGAAAAGTTATAAAAGACTAATGGACCAAGATCTTTAA
- the LOC117178931 gene encoding uncharacterized protein LOC117178931 isoform X2 produces MVRFKNRYFTLEVTAVNNPNKPLVLNETALHHAIQNKIHQLYGDLGQASIKAGFNAKYCNTQTGIALVKVRHGPHKFLLTSIPKINDINGRTVNVNILYVGATLKHCFLFVKFNRFSRNINRKGWVIFGRV; encoded by the exons ATGGTACGGTTTAAAAACAg gtATTTCACCCTGGAGGTAACAGCAGTTAACAATCCAAACAAGCCTCTGGTTTTAAATGAGACAGCATTGCATCATGCAATTCAGAATAAAATCCATCAACTTTACGGGGACTTGGGTCAAGCATCCATAAAAGCTGGATTTAATG CTAAATATTGCAACACACAAACAGGAATAGCTCTAGTAAAAGTTAGACATGGACCCCACAAATTTCTTCTCACTTCTATTCCAAAGATAAACGATATTAATGGACGAACTgtgaatgttaatattttatacgTCGGAGCCACTCTCAAACATTGCTTTTTATTTGTTAAG TTTAATCGGTTTTCCAGAAACATCAACAGAAAAGGCTGGGTGATATTTGGAAGAGTTTAA
- the LOC117178931 gene encoding uncharacterized protein LOC117178931 isoform X1: MVRFKNRYFTLEVTAVNNPNKPLVLNETALHHAIQNKIHQLYGDLGQASIKAGFNAKYCNTQTGIALVKVRHGPHKFLLTSIPKINDINGRTVNVNILYVGATLKHCFLFVKKHQQKRLGDIWKSLKTDDQRKQMEEIFMTLTPAMKDFK, from the exons ATGGTACGGTTTAAAAACAg gtATTTCACCCTGGAGGTAACAGCAGTTAACAATCCAAACAAGCCTCTGGTTTTAAATGAGACAGCATTGCATCATGCAATTCAGAATAAAATCCATCAACTTTACGGGGACTTGGGTCAAGCATCCATAAAAGCTGGATTTAATG CTAAATATTGCAACACACAAACAGGAATAGCTCTAGTAAAAGTTAGACATGGACCCCACAAATTTCTTCTCACTTCTATTCCAAAGATAAACGATATTAATGGACGAACTgtgaatgttaatattttatacgTCGGAGCCACTCTCAAACATTGCTTTTTATTTGTTAAG AAACATCAACAGAAAAGGCTGGGTGATATTTGGAAGAGTTTAAAGACTGATGATCAAAGAAAACAGATGGAGGAGATTTTCATGACACTGACACCAGCCATGAAGgactttaaataa
- the LOC117178610 gene encoding uncharacterized protein LOC117178610: MGDYLYQLSDKFTQFVSNLAKLSFQLKSELFIGCVSQLYTLHQVLQEILGTLSPSFNSSRDALAWFLKTPSGEHLSIWTEDAIFVLISLILKSDSCYKNNNSRDDSVSMSSSSVEIPDLMS; the protein is encoded by the exons ATGGGCGA TTACCTATATCAACTTTCTGATAAGTTCACTCAGTTTGTCTCAAACCTCGCCAAACTCAGTTTTCAACTCAAATCTGAACTGTTTATCGGCTGTGTCTCTCAACTTTACACACTTCATCAAGTTCTTCAAGAAATCTTGGGAACTTTATCACCTTCCTTTAACTCATCAAGGGATGCCCTCGCTTGGTTTCTCAAGACACCGTCTGGAGAGCACCTATCCATTTGGACTGAAGAcgccatttttgttttaatttcattaattttgaag TCTGATTCTTGTTACAAGAATAATAATTCGAGGGATGATTCTGTGTCCATGTCGTCGAGTTCCGTGGAAATTCCAGACTTGATGTCTTGA
- the LOC117178936 gene encoding uncharacterized protein LOC117178936: MPNQVKSRDKNCTIDRFGDHGGFFDKVVRPMLQQGHEGELCLWLREMSLLRTFTNCPQEDCNGRNLTWRPARIIDKYKWTCTCCKKVQPIRDHSFFMSIKCDLKMCLQIILAWCQAIPSDITANDLGIKEHVVKKVYERCGKVVEAYVTRHSEEWILGGPGSIIIVDEFPGGYMSENSLDNTNCRKRNNNSHTILCIAEANLTTIHPAVPPRMWLHMIDANPVPTKIDRNDTTKSKCGMVEEALSEINQHVLPGSYVVANGRARCCNYESVKELKQYAALSVEYLQKFDSSNRNKFANTLETIWQTGIDVCEEVQDATRSFGQNILATYLWRQRFAISPFQSILTHIVEYYRFT; this comes from the exons ATGCCGAATCAAGTAAAAAG ccGTGATAAGAATTGTACAATAGACCGATTCGGGGATCATGGTGGCTTTTTCGACAAAGTTGTTAGACCAATGTTGCAACAAGGCCACGAGGGTGAACTGTGCCTTTGGCTCAGAGAAATGAGTCTACTCCGAACATTTACTAATTGCCCCCAGGAAGATTGCAATGGAAGGAATTTGACTTGGCGTCCAGCAAGAATTATCGACAAGTACAAGTGGACGTGTACCTGTTGCAAAAAAGTCCAACCCATAAGAGATCACTCATTCTTCATGTCAATTAAATGTGATTTAAAGATGTGCCTTCAGATTATTTTAGCCTGGTGTCAAGCTATTCCCAGCGATATCACGGCGAACGATTTAG GAATAAAAGAACATGTAGTTAAAAAAGTTTACGAAAGATGTGGAAAAGTTGTGGAAGCCTACGTTACAAGACATTCAGAGGAGTGGATTTTGGGAGGACCGGGCTCAATAATTATTGTGGATGAATTTCCCGGTGGTTACATGTCGGAAAATTCGCTAGACAATACGAATTGCAGGAAACGAAACAACAACTCACACACGATATTGTGTATCGCTGAAGCAAATCTTACGACGATTCATCCTGCGGTTCCTCCTCGGATGTGGTTGCACATGATAGACGCTAATCCTGTG CCTACAAAAATAGATAGAAATGACACAACCAAAAGCAAATGCGGTATGGTAGAAGAAGCTTTGAGTGAAATTAATCAGCACGTCTTGCCTGGTAGTTATGTTGTCGCAAATGGCCGCGCACGTTGTTGCAATTACGAGTCTGTTAAAGAGTTGAAGCAATATGCAGCTCTGAGTGTCGAGtatcttcaaaaatttgattcttcCAACAGAAACAAATTCGCCAATACCCTAG AAACTATATGGCAGACTGGAATTGACGTCTGCGAAGAAGTTCAAGATGCTACTCGTTCCTTTGGTCAAAATATTCTGGCGACATATTTGTGGAGACAGAGGTTTGCCATTTCACCATTTCAGTCGATTTTGACTCACATTGTAGAATACTATAGATTTACCTAA